One stretch of Paramormyrops kingsleyae isolate MSU_618 chromosome 4, PKINGS_0.4, whole genome shotgun sequence DNA includes these proteins:
- the LOC140588988 gene encoding NLR family CARD domain-containing protein 3-like → MTKDRVNRCNSHPHEEDLSSIFKLLEKKAQTFLKDELMKFKRYLDQNDPECSEPQLEEDNDLDSDGQMQKTCGREGALKITLYILRTMEQNDLAHMLEKRHLLSQCQHIIKCNLKKKFQCVFEGKAKEGQTTLLKEIYTELYITEGGAGGVNDEHEVRQIETASKKRVTEDTTVKCNDIFKPLHGRVTPIRTVLTKGVAGIGKTVSVQKVILDWAEGKANQDIHFIFALPFRDLNLIKDEYSLIDLLHHFVPELKSLESTELCRYKVLFIFDGLDECRLPLDFQNNESWFDLTKKTSLDVLLTNLINLLPSALLWITSRPAAANQIPPECLHQVTDIRGFSDAQKEEYFRKRFSDQGLASRIITHVKSSRSLFIMCHIPVFCWISATVLERLFSETDKGEIPRTLTEMYTHFLIFQVSLKNDKYMKNYETKLKEYSKEFLLKLGKLAFDNLDKGNLIFYEQDLIGNNIDVTEASVYSGVCTEVFKEEYGLYQEKVYCFVHLSIQEYLAALYVFLSNSSADLLKTAVDQALKSKNGHLDLYLRFLLGLSTNFGKTLLQKLLGETRPSSHNIKETAQYIKEKIQENLSAERTINLFHCLNELGDNSLTEEVQRYLSSGSLSAADLSPAQWSALAFVLLMSDKELDVFDLKKYIRSDEGLQRLLPVIKKSRTALLDSCRLTETCCEVLASALRSNSSQLKELNLSNNDLQDSGVKLLSAGLGDSHCTLEILRSILLGIPHCNV, encoded by the exons acctggatcagaatgacccagaatgctctgagcctcagctggaggaggacaatgacctggacagtgatggtcagatgcagaagacctgtggtagagagggagctctgaagatcacactgtacatcctgaggaccatggagcaaaatgatctcgctcacatgctggagaaga GGCATCTTCTGTCACAGTGTCAGCACATAATCAAATGTAATCTGAAGAAGAAATttcagtgtgtatttgaagggaaagctaaggaaggacagacaacacttctcaaagagatttacacagaactctacataactgaagggggagctggaggagtcaatgatgaacatgaagtgagacagattgaaacagcatccaagaaaagggtaacagaagatactacagtcaagtgcaatgatatatttaaacccttacatgggcgtgtgacacctatcagaactgtgcTCACaaaaggggtggcaggtatcgggaaaacagtctctgtgcagaaagttattcttgactgggcagaaggaaaagcaaaccaggacattcacttcatatttgctcttcctttccgggacctgaatttgattaaggatgaatacagtctgattgatctgcttcaccactttgtcccagaactgaaatcacttgaatccactgagctgtgtAGGTACAAggtcttgttcatctttgatggtctggatgaatgtcgccttcctctagattttcagaacaatgagagctggtttgatttaacaaagaaaacgtcactggatgtgttgttgactaacctcatcaatctgcttccatccgctctcctctggataacctcccggccagcagcagccaaccagatacctcctgagtgcctccaccaggtgacagacatacgagggttcagtgatgcccagaaggaggagtatttcaggaagagatttagtgATCAGGGTCTGGcaagcaggattatcacacatgtgaaatcatcaaggagcctcttcatcatgtgccacatacctgtgttctgctggatttcagccactgtccttgaaagactttttagtgagactgacaagggagaaattccaaggactctgactgaaatgtacacacacttcctgatctttcaggtgagtttaaaaaatgacaagtatatgaaaaactatgaaaccaagcttaaggaatacagcaaggaattccttttgaaacttggtaaactggcttttgacaaccttgataaaggcaatctcatattttatgagcaagatctgatAGGGAATAACATTGatgtcactgaagcttcagtttactctggagtgtgcacagaagtctttaaggaggaatatggattgtatcaggagaaggtgtactgctttgtgcatctgagcatccaggagtatctcgctgctttatatgtgtttctgtcaaactcatcagctgacctgctgaagactgcagtggatcaggcattaaagagcaagaatggtcacttggacctctacctccgcttcctccttggTCTCTCAACAAACTTCGGTAAAACTCTGTTACAAAAACTACTGGGAGAGACAAGACCCAGCTCACATAACATTAAGGAAACAGCCCAGtacatcaaggagaaaatacaggagaatttatctgcagaaaggaccatcaacctgttccattgtctgaatgaactgggtgacaattctctaacagaggaagtacaaagatacctgagttcaggaagcctttcagcagcagacctctcacctgcacagtggtcagctctggcctttgtgttactgatgtcagataaggagctggatgtgtttgatctgaagaaatacatcagatcagatgaaggtcttcagaggctgctgcctgtgatcaagaaatctaggacagctct ACTGGACAGCTGTAGACTCACAGAAACATGCTGCGAAgtgttggcttcagctctcagatcaaactcctctcaGCTGAAAGAGCTGAATCTGAGtaacaatgacctgcaggattcaggggtgaagctgctctctgctggactgggggattcacactgtacactggagatactgaggtcaatattactgggtattccacactgtaatgtgtga